Proteins found in one Fundidesulfovibrio terrae genomic segment:
- a CDS encoding DUF1641 domain-containing protein, whose protein sequence is MSKEDLILEKLGKIEAELAVMREAREPMDDLVRDLNPIMKQALYVMINELKDVEDSFQLEDLMPLVKKFLTNVKNLTWAMEALETIIDMWHTMEPMMKSALHNTVRYLGTLEQKGVFRTYEAMLEVRGKIAQHYGPEDIEAMGDSFVVLIGLLKKMSDPKMLELLEKLTDMPANIDLANAKPVGMFGVVGALSDSEVKNGIGVAMEMVKALGKLK, encoded by the coding sequence ATGAGCAAAGAGGATCTCATTCTCGAAAAACTCGGCAAGATAGAGGCCGAACTGGCTGTCATGCGGGAAGCCAGGGAGCCCATGGACGATCTCGTCCGGGATCTCAACCCCATCATGAAGCAAGCTCTCTACGTCATGATCAACGAGCTCAAGGACGTGGAGGACAGCTTCCAGCTGGAAGACCTCATGCCCCTGGTCAAGAAGTTCCTCACCAACGTGAAGAACCTGACCTGGGCCATGGAGGCGCTCGAGACCATCATCGACATGTGGCACACCATGGAGCCGATGATGAAGTCCGCCCTGCACAACACGGTGCGCTACCTGGGCACCCTGGAGCAGAAGGGCGTGTTCCGCACCTACGAGGCGATGCTGGAAGTCCGCGGCAAGATCGCGCAGCATTACGGCCCCGAGGACATCGAGGCCATGGGCGACAGCTTCGTCGTCCTCATCGGCCTGCTCAAGAAGATGAGCGACCCCAAGATGCTCGAACTCCTGGAGAAGCTCACCGACATGCCCGCCAACATCGACCTGGCCAACGCCAAGCCGGTGGGCATGTTCGGCGTGGTGGGCGCTCTGTCCGATTC
- the sqr gene encoding type III sulfide quinone reductase, selenoprotein subtype produces the protein MKKLVILGAGAGGCIIANKMRQKLDEKEWSITVIDRNTVNHYQPGWLFVPFGIYDIKDCIRPLSGFIPAGVNFVNEEISNVDPVGKVVTTTNGKYEYDWIVVSTGCRIMPDEIEGMMDGWKKNIHDFYTPNGAVDLAHKLARFEKGKLVLNIAEMPIKCPVAPLEFLFLADWFFMTEGTRHNIEIELVTPLTGAFTKPVAAAALGKICEEKNIKITPNFEIAAVDAERGVMESMKGDEVEYDLLVAIPPNFGSQVIIDSDIGDPMGYMKTHHNTLKSVDYENMYILGDATNVPTSKAGSVTHFEADVLVENLHRDIEGLEPRPEFDGHSNCFIVTGYEKAALIDFNYKVEPLPGKYPFPGIGPFALLEESYMNYWGKMMFKWVYFNLMLKGKDLPLEPQMFMAGKKRPGKGF, from the coding sequence ATGAAAAAGCTTGTTATTCTTGGTGCCGGCGCCGGCGGTTGCATAATCGCCAACAAGATGCGCCAGAAGCTGGACGAGAAAGAGTGGAGCATCACCGTCATCGACCGCAACACGGTCAACCACTACCAGCCCGGCTGGCTCTTCGTGCCTTTCGGTATCTATGACATCAAGGACTGCATCCGTCCTCTGTCCGGCTTCATCCCGGCCGGCGTGAACTTCGTCAACGAAGAGATCAGCAACGTCGATCCCGTTGGAAAGGTCGTCACCACCACCAACGGCAAGTACGAGTACGACTGGATCGTCGTGTCCACCGGCTGCCGCATCATGCCCGACGAGATCGAAGGCATGATGGACGGCTGGAAGAAGAACATCCACGATTTCTACACCCCCAACGGCGCGGTGGACCTGGCCCACAAGCTGGCCCGGTTCGAAAAGGGCAAGCTGGTCCTGAACATCGCCGAGATGCCCATCAAGTGCCCCGTCGCGCCCCTGGAGTTCCTGTTCCTGGCCGACTGGTTCTTCATGACCGAAGGCACCCGCCACAACATCGAGATCGAGCTGGTCACCCCGCTCACCGGCGCCTTCACCAAGCCGGTTGCCGCCGCCGCCCTGGGCAAGATCTGCGAAGAGAAGAACATCAAGATCACCCCCAACTTCGAGATCGCGGCCGTCGACGCCGAGCGCGGCGTGATGGAATCCATGAAGGGCGACGAGGTCGAGTACGACCTGCTGGTGGCCATCCCGCCCAACTTCGGTTCCCAGGTGATCATCGACTCCGACATCGGCGATCCCATGGGCTACATGAAGACCCACCACAACACCCTGAAGTCGGTGGATTACGAGAACATGTACATCCTGGGCGACGCCACCAACGTGCCCACTTCCAAGGCCGGTTCCGTGACCCACTTCGAGGCCGACGTGCTGGTGGAAAACCTGCACCGCGACATCGAGGGCCTGGAGCCCCGCCCCGAGTTCGACGGCCACTCCAACTGCTTCATCGTCACCGGCTACGAGAAGGCCGCCCTCATCGACTTCAACTACAAGGTCGAGCCTCTGCCGGGCAAATATCCGTTCCCCGGAATCGGACCCTTCGCCTTGCTGGAAGAGTCCTACATGAACTACTGGGGCAAGATGATGTTCAAATGGGTGTACTTCAACCTCATGCTCAAGGGTAAGGATTTGCCCCTCGAACCCCAGATGTTCATGGCCGGCAAGAAGCGGCCTGGCAAAGGCTTCTAG
- a CDS encoding NADH-quinone oxidoreductase subunit A, giving the protein MTPMDTSIAAALSPWEPGGLSLFVFAVLVGGLIATLLVLTRLVNPPRRSPEKDRPYECGIIPTDEPAFRYPAPFSLVAMVFLIFDVETAFIYTWAVSFDAITAASFMGIAVFIGVLLLSLWYLWLKGGLQWGMASRR; this is encoded by the coding sequence ATGACGCCCATGGACACATCCATCGCCGCCGCCCTCTCCCCATGGGAGCCGGGGGGCTTAAGCCTCTTCGTGTTCGCCGTGCTGGTGGGGGGGCTCATCGCCACCCTGCTGGTGCTGACCCGGCTGGTGAATCCGCCCAGGAGGAGCCCCGAGAAGGACCGGCCCTACGAGTGCGGGATCATCCCCACCGACGAGCCCGCCTTCCGCTATCCGGCCCCGTTCTCGCTGGTGGCCATGGTCTTTCTGATCTTCGATGTGGAAACCGCCTTCATCTACACCTGGGCCGTTTCCTTCGACGCCATAACCGCCGCGAGCTTCATGGGGATCGCCGTATTCATCGGCGTGCTGCTTTTAAGCCTCTGGTATCTCTGGCTCAAGGGAGGGCTCCAATGGGGCATGGCCAGCAGACGATGA
- a CDS encoding NADH-quinone oxidoreductase subunit B/C/D, with amino-acid sequence MTAPGSAPQNAVDLAVDWCRANSLWPFFFGLSCCFVEEATAFTSRYDIARFGSEVFRGSPRQSDVLIVSGTIFKKVAPIVLRLYEQMAEPRWVISMGSCSNTGGMYDVYSVVQGVDQILPVDIYVPGCPPRPEALLHGLMELQKKVKLERPSRSIVGLSGGVQGGRTSELFEGVTKAMDTRGPGFTGTAVRGTSATPPGFSGSRSRLMWTPPAARIEVSGPDRSLADELSERFGEGVESLEPVSDMLTLRVAPETAHDVLAYLKTRPASPYPRLEDLTAIDESARQAKQGYPDYHLVYTLLNFRKASRLRIKVPLEGEAPDAASVTDVWPTADWYEREVRDMFGIGFTGRAPLKPLILPPNWPGHPLRKSHPRRSTEMAPFTREDLPSLEPVDATELLGRAAGEEEMFLNFGPHHYGTHGVMRYVLALHGETIRDMDIEIGYHHRGVEKIAEHQSWHQFIPYTDRVDYLAGLANNLSYVTAVEKLAGIKVPDRAEYIRVMLCEFFRLSNHLLWFGTFVQDLGMMSAVFYTFREREMVLDFIETVTGGRLHPSWLRIGGVPQDLPDGWRDQVDRFVKIFPSRIKEYEALFSKNPIFTARTKGVTPVSAEDAVQWGITGPNLRACGPAWDLRKKIPYGAYPAFDFEVPTAHTGDCYARYVVRMEEMRQSLRIIEQAARDMPPGRIMTDDYRYVLPDKKDALKDIESLIHHFVNSSRGPTLPRGEAYHATESPRGEQGYYVVSDGLTCPYRLHIRSPGYANVQALRHYVPGHTIPDLVATVASIDYILPDIDR; translated from the coding sequence ATGACCGCGCCCGGCTCGGCGCCGCAAAACGCGGTGGACCTCGCCGTGGACTGGTGCCGGGCCAACAGCCTCTGGCCGTTCTTCTTCGGGCTTTCCTGCTGCTTCGTGGAGGAGGCCACGGCCTTCACCTCCCGCTACGACATCGCCCGCTTCGGCTCCGAGGTGTTCCGGGGATCGCCCAGGCAGTCCGACGTGCTCATCGTGTCGGGCACGATATTCAAGAAGGTGGCTCCCATCGTGCTTCGGCTCTACGAGCAGATGGCCGAGCCCCGCTGGGTGATCTCCATGGGCTCGTGCTCCAACACCGGCGGCATGTACGACGTCTATTCCGTGGTGCAGGGCGTGGACCAGATTTTGCCCGTGGACATCTACGTGCCCGGCTGCCCTCCCAGGCCCGAGGCCCTCTTGCACGGCCTGATGGAGTTGCAGAAGAAGGTGAAGCTGGAGCGCCCGTCGCGATCCATCGTGGGGCTCTCCGGCGGCGTCCAGGGCGGGAGGACGAGCGAGCTGTTCGAAGGCGTCACCAAGGCCATGGACACGCGCGGCCCCGGCTTTACGGGCACGGCCGTGCGGGGAACCTCGGCCACGCCGCCCGGTTTCTCAGGCAGCCGCTCCCGGCTCATGTGGACGCCGCCCGCCGCGCGCATTGAGGTTTCCGGGCCGGACCGGTCACTGGCCGATGAACTCTCCGAACGCTTCGGCGAAGGCGTCGAGAGCCTGGAGCCCGTCTCGGACATGCTCACCCTGCGCGTGGCCCCCGAGACGGCCCACGACGTGCTGGCCTACCTGAAGACCCGACCGGCCTCGCCCTACCCCCGCCTGGAAGACCTGACCGCCATCGACGAGTCCGCCCGGCAGGCCAAGCAGGGCTACCCTGACTACCACCTGGTCTACACCCTGCTCAATTTCCGCAAGGCGTCGCGGCTTCGCATCAAGGTGCCCCTCGAGGGAGAGGCGCCGGACGCCGCCAGCGTCACCGACGTCTGGCCCACGGCGGACTGGTACGAGCGCGAGGTGCGCGACATGTTCGGCATCGGCTTCACCGGGCGCGCGCCCCTGAAGCCGCTGATCCTGCCGCCCAACTGGCCCGGGCATCCGCTGCGCAAGTCCCATCCGCGCCGCTCCACGGAAATGGCCCCCTTCACCCGGGAGGACCTGCCCTCCCTGGAGCCCGTGGACGCCACCGAACTGCTGGGGCGCGCAGCCGGCGAAGAGGAGATGTTCCTCAACTTCGGGCCGCACCACTATGGCACCCACGGCGTCATGCGCTACGTGCTGGCCCTGCACGGCGAGACCATAAGGGACATGGACATCGAGATCGGCTACCACCACCGGGGCGTGGAGAAGATCGCCGAGCACCAGTCCTGGCACCAGTTCATCCCATACACCGACCGCGTGGACTACCTGGCGGGGCTGGCCAACAACCTCTCCTACGTCACGGCGGTGGAGAAGCTGGCCGGGATCAAGGTGCCCGACAGGGCCGAGTACATCCGGGTGATGCTCTGCGAGTTCTTCCGCCTGTCGAACCACCTGCTCTGGTTCGGCACCTTCGTGCAGGACCTGGGCATGATGAGCGCGGTGTTCTACACCTTCCGCGAGCGCGAGATGGTGCTGGACTTCATCGAGACCGTCACCGGCGGGCGGCTGCATCCCTCGTGGCTGCGCATCGGCGGCGTGCCCCAGGACCTGCCCGACGGCTGGCGCGACCAGGTGGACCGGTTCGTGAAGATATTCCCCTCGCGCATCAAGGAGTACGAGGCGCTCTTCAGCAAGAATCCCATCTTCACCGCCCGCACCAAGGGCGTGACCCCGGTGTCGGCCGAGGACGCCGTGCAGTGGGGCATCACCGGCCCCAACCTGCGCGCCTGCGGCCCGGCCTGGGACCTGCGCAAGAAGATCCCCTACGGGGCCTATCCGGCCTTCGATTTCGAGGTGCCCACCGCCCACACCGGCGACTGCTACGCCCGCTATGTGGTGCGCATGGAAGAGATGCGCCAGAGCCTTCGCATCATCGAGCAGGCCGCCCGGGACATGCCCCCGGGGCGCATCATGACCGACGACTACCGCTACGTGCTGCCCGACAAGAAGGATGCGCTCAAGGACATCGAGAGCCTGATCCACCACTTCGTGAATTCGTCGCGCGGGCCCACCTTGCCCCGGGGCGAGGCTTACCACGCCACCGAATCGCCGCGCGGGGAGCAGGGCTACTACGTGGTCAGCGACGGGCTCACTTGCCCCTACCGGCTGCACATCCGCTCGCCGGGATACGCCAACGTGCAGGCCCTCAGGCACTACGTGCCGGGACACACCATCCCGGACCTGGTCGCCACCGTGGCTTCCATCGACTACATTCTGCCGGACATCGACAGGTAA
- the nuoE gene encoding NADH-quinone oxidoreductase subunit NuoE, which produces MLPEELEQTLRDMVAHTDQPREMAVDVLYALQNHYGYLCDEAIEEAAKRLGMSPLEVDGLATFYDFLYREPVGRYVIHVCDGVVCWMHRVDGVFRHLQDVLGIEVGQTTPDGMFSILPTACIGDCQNAPGMLVNGKYYGRLTNEKIDEILARLREHGEEIVVCR; this is translated from the coding sequence ATGCTGCCCGAGGAACTGGAGCAAACTCTGCGCGACATGGTGGCCCACACGGACCAGCCCAGGGAGATGGCCGTGGACGTGCTCTACGCGCTGCAGAACCACTACGGCTACCTGTGCGACGAGGCCATCGAAGAGGCGGCCAAGCGCCTGGGCATGAGCCCCCTGGAAGTGGACGGGCTGGCCACCTTCTACGACTTTCTCTACCGCGAACCGGTAGGCCGCTACGTCATCCACGTGTGCGACGGCGTGGTCTGCTGGATGCACCGGGTGGACGGCGTGTTCCGCCACCTGCAGGACGTTCTCGGCATCGAAGTGGGCCAGACCACGCCCGACGGCATGTTCTCCATCCTGCCCACGGCCTGCATCGGCGACTGCCAGAACGCGCCCGGCATGCTGGTCAACGGCAAGTACTACGGCAGACTCACCAACGAAAAGATCGACGAGATCCTCGCCCGGCTGCGCGAACACGGCGAGGAGATCGTGGTGTGCAGGTAG
- a CDS encoding complex I 51 kDa subunit family protein — MSELVLFRNRGKRRHVHLDEYRANGGYEGLTKAVTSMAPAEVIKEVLDSGLRGRGGAGFPAGRKWGGVSLDSPHPRYILCNADEMEPGTFKDRIIINADPHLIIEGMALAAYAIGGDKGVIFIRPSYELEAELMTIEIEEARAANLLGKNILGTDFSFDIIVHRSGGRYICGESGAQQRAVMGVRPNPIETGYRSAVRGLWDKPTIVNNVETLASVPGIIRNGAQWFKDLSATPGGDGAKLYAVSGMVANPDCFELPSGTTLREIVFTHAGGMLPGKKFKAALPGGTSTTFMSEKYLDLPLDFQTLRDNGFRLGTGAVIVFDQDTCLVAATLNMSHYFARESCGWCTPCRDGLPLVLDLLTRIENGTGTAEDVAALRRTAQHMDYANCAFAPGAAAPVLGLLDYFMDEVMAHIEGKECPFGSQPALPWQGDRYAVITTWPGAPEGSCPGARPRPKPRRIVSCPI; from the coding sequence ATGTCTGAACTCGTACTCTTCAGGAACCGCGGCAAGCGCCGCCACGTCCACCTGGACGAATACCGCGCCAACGGCGGCTACGAGGGACTGACCAAGGCCGTGACCTCCATGGCCCCGGCAGAGGTCATCAAGGAAGTGCTGGACTCCGGCCTGCGCGGGCGCGGCGGCGCGGGTTTCCCTGCCGGGCGCAAGTGGGGCGGCGTGTCCCTGGACAGCCCGCACCCGCGCTACATCCTGTGCAACGCCGACGAAATGGAGCCCGGCACCTTCAAGGACCGCATCATCATCAACGCCGACCCGCACCTCATCATCGAAGGCATGGCCCTGGCCGCCTACGCCATCGGCGGGGACAAGGGCGTGATCTTCATCCGCCCCTCCTACGAGCTCGAAGCGGAACTCATGACCATCGAGATCGAGGAGGCGCGCGCGGCCAATCTTCTGGGCAAGAACATCCTGGGCACGGACTTCAGCTTCGACATCATCGTGCACCGAAGCGGCGGCCGCTACATCTGCGGCGAATCCGGAGCCCAGCAGCGCGCGGTCATGGGCGTGCGCCCCAATCCCATCGAGACCGGCTACCGTTCCGCCGTGCGCGGCCTGTGGGACAAGCCCACAATCGTCAACAACGTGGAAACCCTGGCCAGCGTCCCCGGCATCATCCGAAACGGCGCGCAGTGGTTCAAGGACCTCTCCGCCACCCCCGGCGGAGACGGGGCCAAGCTCTACGCCGTGAGCGGCATGGTGGCCAACCCCGACTGCTTCGAGCTGCCCTCGGGCACCACCCTGCGCGAGATCGTCTTCACCCACGCCGGGGGGATGCTTCCGGGCAAGAAGTTCAAGGCCGCGCTGCCCGGCGGCACCTCCACCACGTTCATGTCCGAGAAGTACCTGGACCTTCCGCTGGACTTCCAGACCTTGCGCGACAACGGATTCCGCCTGGGCACCGGCGCGGTGATCGTCTTCGACCAGGACACGTGCCTGGTGGCGGCCACGCTCAACATGTCGCACTATTTCGCCCGAGAGTCCTGCGGCTGGTGCACCCCCTGCCGCGACGGCCTGCCGCTGGTGCTGGATCTGCTCACGCGCATCGAGAACGGCACGGGCACCGCGGAGGACGTGGCGGCCCTTCGGCGCACCGCTCAGCACATGGATTACGCCAACTGCGCCTTCGCCCCCGGGGCGGCCGCGCCGGTACTCGGCCTGCTGGACTATTTCATGGACGAGGTCATGGCCCACATCGAGGGCAAGGAGTGCCCGTTCGGCTCGCAGCCGGCCCTGCCCTGGCAAGGCGACCGCTACGCCGTCATCACCACCTGGCCCGGAGCGCCCGAGGGCAGTTGCCCAGGCGCGCGGCCCAGGCCCAAACCGAGGCGGATCGTCTCATGCCCGATCTGA